The Candidatus Neomarinimicrobiota bacterium genome contains the following window.
TCATCAAAATGAAACAAAAGTGGCCAGCCAAATCGCAGAAATTTGCCGATGTACTTGGCCGGAAGGCTCAAAATGATGATCATGTTCCGGAAGTCGATAACGATGTTCCTCCAGTCAATACGCCTGAAATACAGGAGGCGAGGATCCGTGAGCTTATGCAGACAGACAATATCAGTTATGATGAAGCCTCACTGCGTATTCAATATCAAACAATGAATCTGGACAGTGACTGAGCAACAGACACAACCGGAATTTCGAAACGTATGGGCTGTCTCAGGACTGGAGCAGTTTGTGGATAGACTTCAGCCAGGAATGGAACTTGATGGTCGTATTGTAGAGGTATTGGGGAACCATATATATATTCTTAGAATATGGGGGAATAACATCCTGACTGAATCAAATCATACTTTCAATAAATTGGATGAGGTCGTGCTATCCGTCAGAGCTGTCAAACCTAAGCTGGTTTTTAACCTGCGGCCAATCGCAACAGGAAATTCAAAAGGATCGATCTACGCTTAGCATGTAGTCATAATAAGAGCGCTACACACAGATCAGACAAATGAAACCCGGAAAGCAAAGCAACCCTCCATCTGAGATCAAAAGTTCCCAACGGGATCGAATTCAAGAGATCAAAGATTATACAACCACGGTAACGATCCTGGAAAGTATTACAGATGCCATATTCATTCTGAATGTTGAGGGCAAGATTGAATATGCCAATCAAAGTGCTCAGGAGTATCTGCAATTGCCGCTGGAGTCTGTCATCGGGATGGACCTGGGTAGTTTTATCACCAGTGACGATGGAGAAATTCAGCAATTGCTCCACAGTGGGAGTCGCTTTGCATCGTCAGATTCCGGCATTGAGCCTGACTATTGTAGCAGCTCTGAGGCTGAACTATCCGGTGGGAAACAGCAGATTCCGGTTTTGATCAATTTTAGCAGTATTCCTGATTCAAAAGGATCTTTGAAATATTTTATTGTGACAGCCAAAGAGATCGCTTATCGCAAAAGCCTGGAAATGCAGCTTAAGAATCGCCAGGTTCTTTCAGTATCATTTGATCGTCTGAAGGTTCTGGGTGAGATGTCAGTTGGTCTGGTGCATACATTGGGACAACCGGTTACTGCAATGAAACTGCGCCTGGATCATATCGCTCAACTGACCAGCCTGGATGAGGTTCAAAAACAGGTGCGTGAATTGCATAGGGATATCGAACGTTTGTCTGCTATTGTCGAGAAAGTTCGGTCTTATGCACAGGTCATGGCTGATAAACAGACCAGTTCAGTTGATATCAATGACATTGTGCACTCCATGTTGCAGATTCTGGACTATGATCTGAGCCAGGCAAACATTGTCCTTGAACTTGATCTAAGTGATTCACTTCCATTCATTGTAGCCCACGTGCCAGAACTCGAACAAGTATTTTTGAATTTGCTGACCAATGCCATGCAGGCTTTCCAGGTTAACCAGATCACTGGGGAGCAAAATATTTCCATATCTACCAGGAATATTGAGGAGAAATGGGTGGAAATAGGTATTCAGGACAATGCTGGGGGTATTCCAGAATCAATATCTACAAAGATGTTTGAACCGTTTTTTTCAACCTGGGATGAGAGTAGGCATGCCGGAACCGGATTGTCAGTAGCCCGTAGTATTGTTGCCTCGCTGGGGGGGGACTTAAAATATATTGCAACAGAAAGTGGCTCATGTTTTAAGATGCGAATCCCCATAGTTCAATCAGAAGAACGTGCCCAGCTGATCAATATGATCGAGCTTTTGAACAGTTAGTGATCCATACTTGTTGTTGCGAACGAACACATCGAGAGTTTACAGGAGTTTATATGGTAGCCACAGATTTTCTGCATGAGATAGTGACCCTGCTGCAGAAGGGTTTAGGAGCCGGCGAAACATTTGAAGCTGTTTTTCACCTGGTGGAAAAAAGTGTTTCTTTTGAGTCTGCCACCCTCTTTCTGTATCAAGAGGAGGAAGACAAATTGGAAATCATGCATCAAGAGGGTTCCGAGGTTGTGGATCTCATCAGAGAGATTCCCTTTTCAAGGGGAATGGGAATGGCAAGTTGGGTTTCTCAGCAGGAGAAGCCTATCATACTTGAATCTCTGTCAAAATCACGTCCCGGTAAAGAACGGCGATTCACATCCTTCGTATCGCTGCCTCTAAGAGCTGCTGGTAAACTGATAGGAGTTCTGAATCTGGGTCACTCAACTCCCAATATGTATCTGCAAAGTGAGATCAAATCTTTCACGGTGATGGCAGAAGAACTTTCAATAATTGTGGAAACCTTCATCCTGCGCGAAAAATTGGAAACAAAGAACCAGAGACTCACAATTGCTCTGGAGGATCTGCATGCTGCCCAGGGATTGATTGTAGAAAAAGAACGGATGGCAGCCATGGGTGAATTAGTGGTGACCGTCAATCACGAGATTAATAATCCTTTGACTTCTGTTATTGGCTTGGCTGAGATCCTGGAACTTTCATTTGCTACCCTTTCTCCAGAGAAAGCCCAAAATGCGATCAAAGCGATTCTGAAAGAAGCCCGACGAATTCAGGAGATCACCAATCGTCTTACCCGTATAACCAGCTCAGAGAACATCGGTTATGTAGGTGATACTTTGATGACAAAACTACCTGAGTAGGGAGCCTCAATGACCAGAGAATAGTGTCTGTTCTCGCCGTCAGTTCCACGAATATTACCCTCAGAAAATATTGAATATTTGTGCGGAAAAATATTCCGCAGTTAACCAAGCTTTCCCTTTTTCATCACTAGATACACCCTCTTAATAATCGTTTAGAATCACAGAATAGTACTTGTATAACAT
Protein-coding sequences here:
- a CDS encoding ATP-binding protein — translated: MKPGKQSNPPSEIKSSQRDRIQEIKDYTTTVTILESITDAIFILNVEGKIEYANQSAQEYLQLPLESVIGMDLGSFITSDDGEIQQLLHSGSRFASSDSGIEPDYCSSSEAELSGGKQQIPVLINFSSIPDSKGSLKYFIVTAKEIAYRKSLEMQLKNRQVLSVSFDRLKVLGEMSVGLVHTLGQPVTAMKLRLDHIAQLTSLDEVQKQVRELHRDIERLSAIVEKVRSYAQVMADKQTSSVDINDIVHSMLQILDYDLSQANIVLELDLSDSLPFIVAHVPELEQVFLNLLTNAMQAFQVNQITGEQNISISTRNIEEKWVEIGIQDNAGGIPESISTKMFEPFFSTWDESRHAGTGLSVARSIVASLGGDLKYIATESGSCFKMRIPIVQSEERAQLINMIELLNS
- a CDS encoding histidine kinase dimerization/phospho-acceptor domain-containing protein, which codes for MVATDFLHEIVTLLQKGLGAGETFEAVFHLVEKSVSFESATLFLYQEEEDKLEIMHQEGSEVVDLIREIPFSRGMGMASWVSQQEKPIILESLSKSRPGKERRFTSFVSLPLRAAGKLIGVLNLGHSTPNMYLQSEIKSFTVMAEELSIIVETFILREKLETKNQRLTIALEDLHAAQGLIVEKERMAAMGELVVTVNHEINNPLTSVIGLAEILELSFATLSPEKAQNAIKAILKEARRIQEITNRLTRITSSENIGYVGDTLMTKLPE